A stretch of DNA from Salmo trutta chromosome 12, fSalTru1.1, whole genome shotgun sequence:
tgcgtttttctggatttctttgttgttattctgtctctcactgttcaaataaacctaccattaaaattatagacagatcctttctttgtcagtgggcaaacgtacaaaatcagcaggggatcaaatactttcccccccactgtattagGCCTAGGCGAAAGGGAGACGCAAATAGAATATGATGTCCAtctaagcatttcgctacacccgcaataacatctgctaaatatgtctatgagaccaataacatttgatttgaaaaactGGAAGAGGAaattgtccaaaaacaaacttTTATTGAGTGGCACAGACCCAACAATGATATAGTGAATATGCACAGTGCGCACTCGCCAGGGATAAGGGGGATGGTCTCCGCTGGAGCCAATAAGATAGGCTATACTGTTGTTCGGTCAATTAAGTTGAGAATTGTGATAACTAAAATACAGATTCGTAGTGATTTAAAACAATTAGTGCGGGACAATTACTGCTTTTTGCGGTCGGTTCGGTTTCGGTTCtattattaaaaaataatcaATGTTTTCTTTTTCAGTttggataaaaacattttttacatgatTTTAGAGCCTTTTAATGTAATTTCCAAAGCCCaaaatagtgaacattcaattgccaaaacattgaaaatattctATTGTCTCTTTCTGGTCCACATTGGGTtgacatcaaataaaataaataggaaattactatgaaataatCAAATATATCAGTTGTGGATATTGCTTcgttttgatttgatgattttaTTGCTTGTCATACCTTAACATCATAACCTCATCTCTGCTTAGCCAGATAACGTTATCTATGTGCTCCCTATACTATGCTATCTTTAGTCATCCTGTTTAGCAAGGCTAACTTGTCTAAggatgctgcagagctgtctgacgaAATTATTTTACTAGTTCTTTAAACTAGACCAGACACTTTCACGCACTGTCTCTATCCTTCTCCCTCGTCTTTGAGTTGTGTACATGCGGTCAATGccgtctgtgtgtatctaacctaaagTAGAACGTGTAtccatctctatccatctctgAGCCAAGAAAACAGGCGCAATGGATTaatgtcattgtagttaattgccACGTTTCTGCGCGGAACTCATTTGAATATTTacttaatgaaaactacaactcccttcagcccagcgtcTAACATAGTTCTTCACTTGACTTCACTTGATTTCTTTTATGAGTGATTTGATTTCTCTCGAGAAATGGCGCGTTTGGCTTAGAAAAAccgaactaaatggaattcaagtagCCTAACTGAACCGacatcggtcaattagttgtttaatagtCACTAACCGAACCCCCGGAATGTCGGTTAATCGCCCAGTACTAAAAACAATCCACaacttgattttttttttaaagaagctaatgatcctctgtagCAGTCATGCTTTAGTAGCCAATTTTGAAATATTGTACTTATTTTTGTATAGAAGGGAGTTGGCTAATTAGGTTATATACTTTTGGGAATTCAATTTCCTTTACAGAAAGCTTCCCCTGGACACAACGCCTATGATTATCTGGGAGAATTTTTCATAGTCTCACAGCAAAATATTTCGTGTCATCAAATTGGTTGCAGTTTAGAGCCATGGGTGTATGTGCgtgacagggagagacagaacaagaggaaaatgaggagggagaggggaggctgACTGAGAATTGAGGACTCAATTGCCTGACCCTGTGAACCTACCGATCAGTAAAAGAGCACTCCTCCCATTGAAcagtgcagtctctctctctcatgtgcaCAGACACACCAGCTCTTTCTCTGTCTATGCTACTATATAGGAGAGTGCACTTGCTGACTCTGGTGGAGTAGCCAAAGGGCTTGTAAGGATAATTCCTTCCATGAATGACCAAAGCCACTGTATGTGTGTAGGACTCTATACAGTGTGCAGTTGTTAGGTCCTTTACTATAACAATCAATTTGAGCTTACCCTCAGGCATATAGTGATTCTGTTCCAACAATCAATACGCCTGCAATAGTGCTGTGTTTACTGTGAGGGGGAGCAGAAAAGGGAAGGTTGACAGGATATTAATTTATAGTTCATAAATGCATACATAGCCTATGATATATATTGCAGCATCCACTGTGACAGTGAAACTAAATGACATCAATTTAAAAGTTGCGCTCAAGGGATGAGATAAGAATTCAAGTCTGAGCAAGCGAGGCAAGCGAGGATAAAATGGGACTAGAAGCGAATGCTCTTCTCATCAATTCATATGATTTATCTAGGCTAAATGGAGGAAAGAGGAGATTTCTTTGACTTGTGTTATAAGAACCCTTTTTCTAAAGATCTTTTATGATATTTTTGGTAATATGAAGCCTACAAAGCCCTATGTTGAACATTCTGAAAGATAAGTGGCAGTCAGTTAAAACATTTTCAATGGGATGTAGCTCTGTGATACAATGTAGACTATACATTGTGTCACAATGTATCATAAGCATGATACTATGTACAAACATTATAATAAACATATTGTAAAAAGACTGcctctgttttttttaaacaataaaacCCACATGTAGGGAGGGTAAAGAAACATATTTCCCCACCAAAAAATTCCTGCGGGTAGGGTATGAATCCGAGGGTGAATAACGTCCGGCTTTATGAATAACAAAAGCACAACTCAAACTTCTGCCTTCCACAACCTCCAACCAATAAGCTCACGGCAATTCTGACCATGACCAATGGCTGCGTCCCTGGACAAATCTGCGCAGATGTTTGAAGGGCGGTCCTATTGAAAAAGGTATGCTGGAGCCCCAAGACTTGGGAGGGAAAGTAGATACTTTCGTTAAGCGAAGGCATAAAGGAAAGCTGGAGAAATATAGTCTATAAAGACAGGTAGGGTAGGCTACttataaacacatttatttttgtatCACGCGTAAAGTAATAAGACGTTGGTTATAACCACATTAGTAGATATATCTTGGTGAGGTTTGATTTTGCCATCATTCAATTCAACGATTGATAACTTCATGGCTTTGATAGCAACTGATACTGATCATAGCTGCAAATTGAACGGGCCGTCGACAATTAACGGTAGGATTGGCACAAGAAGACAAGGCAAGACAGGCATAACCGGTAAAATGCAACCCAAAGACACTGAATATTCAACAGATGGGTTACCCAAAGCCTTTTTACACAGTTTGAGGACACTCTTTGACATCCTTGATGATGGGAAGAGAGGGTATGTGCACATATCGGAGATTGAGAGTAGATGGCAAGGGGCAGATACTCATGATTTGCCCGGCGGGGTTCTGGAGTGTCTGAGGCGGGTGGCCCCACCGCATGGTTGCCTGACATTTGAGCGCTTCGTGGCGGGGCTGCGATACTCCATGCCGAACCCGGATAACAACAACCACATAAAGGCTCAGGTTTCCCCGCACCCGAAACAAGCACTCCTGCACTCCAAACGGCACCATATGCCAGCGcaaaaacctgccccgctctctaCCTGCTCTGTCGGAACTCGGATTGAAAACAAAGTTCGCCCACTGGGTCCAAGCAACGGGACAAATACGCATCACAAACGCGCGTCCTCACTTCAGAGTCGGTCCAGACATAATGAGGGGAACACTGGATACCCACCAGTCACCTCGGTCGTAGGTGGTCCCATGCGTTACACCAATACGGGTTATGAGAGAACAGGCAGATGTTTGGAACGGATAACCATTGTGCCCGAAAGCGGTTCATATCGAGTGGATTCGGTTCGGAGGGGGAAGCAGGCGCATCCACAGCAGAGTCGGGTGAGGTCCACAGAGTCCCTTGCTCTCGAGTCATCAAGTCTTCAAAAACCAAGTAAGTTTGATTATCAAGATCAATAAAATCAGGACCAGTCTTCCATCATCTCTATCTATCTTTCTCCCCCCTATGTGTATGTATTTTGTTTCTCACTATGCTAAGCGATCAGTAATCGTCCTCAGCAATAAGATCAAGTGGGGTATAAACAGGTCAGGGCTATTCTGctgcctcagtctcattgacccaggtgtggaggtagaggagtgggaaacacacacacacttctgtacCAGACTGTCATCACCAAACAACTGCAGCACTAGCACCAGGTTACATGTTTAGCATCACATGCTGACTAGActaggttgaaaagcattaaacatgcaTGGCAATTTAGCTACCTAGCTTGCTgtttgttgctagctaatttgtcctgtgatataaacattgggttgttattttacctgaaatgcacaaaatcctctactccgacaattaatccacagataaaagggtaaaccgagtttgtttctagtaatctctcctccttcaggctacTTCTTTttttttggactttatatggatgttggcaaccaactttaaggtgaaTTACCACCACCGACTGGACTGGAgagtggacctcagttcatctttcaatcacccccgtgggtatatgctcctaaaaaccaatgaggacatacacacactttcacacatcatatatgctgctgctactctgttcttatTTTACTCTTATGAGTATCTATCCTGgtgcctatatgtacatatctacctcaatgacctcatacccctgcacattgatctggtactgagcCCTGGTATGCCTCTCAAATCTCTCTGCTGCAGTGAAGAGTGTGTAATTGAATAATTGACCTCCAGCTCATTCAGAGTGAGTCACAGATCATGTCTCAAATTCTTCTGGATGCTTAGCCAGAGTTTAGACTGGGCTCTGGGCTCCTCCTATTGGGATCATCAGCCCAACTTTTCCTGGTCCTTTCCTGGTCTCCCTCATTAGACTGACCTGTGTTCACTGAAGTCGGGAAAGCTATGGAGATaatcctgctctctttctctcctatgtgcacacaggcaccccccccttctctctctctctcgctttctctctctctctaatggccCTGCTGAGTCCAAGCCTGTCTGTATCTATAACTGGGACTGTCTGGAGCTATAACGGTGTCCATGAAGCAGCCTGGAGGCCCTGGCTAGCTACTTATATCAGTGCCACAGACCCACTCTACCCACTACTCTCTGTAGAGCCATGGGATTGGAGAGTGTGGTGAATGGCAATGTAATCTTCCCCAGCAAACCCGCTGGATTAGCACAGATTACGTGCAGAGTAATTGAGGCACTGCAGCGGTGAAATCCTGCCCACACCTGGCCAAGCTACCATtaccctgctctctcttctctcgctctctctgcgttccaaatggcatcctattccctacatagtgcactgcttggtcctggtcaaaactagtgcactatataggaaatagagtgctatttgggatgcagcctcttGGGGGATGTCCAAAATCATGGAGAGGTCATGTCTGCCCGGCTGTGGAACTCATTGAAGAGGCTGATGTGGTATTGGCGCAGGCCGCAGGGTAATGTGAAGAGGCTGATGTGGTATTGGCGCAGGGTAATGTGAAGAGGCTGATGTGGTATTGGCGCAGGGTAATGTGAAGAGGCTGATGTGGTGTTGGAGCAGGGTAATGTGAAGAGGCTGATGTGGTGTTGGAGCAGGGTAATGTGAAGAGGCTGATGTGGTGTTGGAGCAGGGTAATGTGAAGAGGCTGATGTGGTGTTGGAGCAGGGTAATGTGAAGAGGCTGATGTGGTGTTGGAGCAgggtaatgtgaaggggctgatGTGGTGTTGGAGCAGGGTAATGTGAAGAGGCTGATGTGGTGTTGGAGCAGGGTAATGTGAAGGGGCTTATGTGGTGTTGGAGCAGGGTAATGTGAAGAGGCTGATGTGGTGTTGGAGCAGGGTAATGTGAAGAGGCTGATGTGGTGTTGGAGCAGGGTAATGTGAAGAGGCTGATGTGGTGTTGGAGCAGGGTAATGTGAAGAGGCTGATGTGGTGTTGGAGCAGGGTAATGTGAAGAGGCAGATGTGGTGTTGGAGCAGGGTAATGTGAAGAGGCAGATGTGGTGTTGGAGCAGGGTAATGTGAAGAGGCTGATGTGGTGTTGGAGCAGGGTAATTTGAAGAGGCTGATGTGGTGTTGGAGCAGGGTAATGTGAAGAGGCAGGTGTGGTGTTGGAGCAGGGTAATGTGAAGAGGCAGGTGTGGTGTTGGAGCAGGGTAATGTGAAGAGGCAGATGTGATGTTGGAGCAGGGTAATGTGAAGGGGCAGATGTGGTGTTGGAGCAGGGTAATGTGAAGAGGCTGATGTGGTGTTGGAGCAGGGTAATGTGAAGAGGCTGATGTGGTGTTGGAGCAGGGTAATGTGAAGAGGTTGATGTGGTGTTGGAGCAGGGTAATGTGAAGAGGCAGGTGTGGTGTTGGAGCAGGGTAATGTGAAGAGGCTGATGTGGTATTGGCGCAGGCCGCAGGGTAATGTGAAGAGGCTGATGTGGTATTGGCGCAGGGTAATGTGAAGAGGCTGATGTGGTATTGGCGCAGGGTAATGTGAAGAGGCTGATGTGGTGTTGGAGCAGGGTAATGTGAAGAGGCTGATGTGGTGGAGCAgggtaatgtgaaggggctgatGTGGTGTTGGAGCAGGGTAATGTGAAGAGGCTGATGTGGTGTTGGAGCAGGGTAATGTGAAGGGGCTTATGTGGTGTTGGAGCAGGGTAATGTGAAGAGGCTGATGTGGTGTTGGAGCAGGGTAATGTGAAGAGGCTGATGTGGTGTTGGAGCAGGGTAATGTGAAGAGGCTGATGTGGTGTTGGAGCAGGGTAATGTTAAGAGGCTGATGTGGTGTTGGAGCAGGGTAATGTGAAGAGGCAGATGTGGTGTTGGAGCAGGGTAATGTGAAGAGGCTGATGTGGTGTTGGAGCAGGGTAATTTGAAGAGGCTGATGTGGTGTTGGAGCAGGGTAATGTGAAGAGGCAGATGTGGTGTTGGAGCAGGGTAATGTGAAGGGGCAGATGTGATGTTGGAGCAGGGTAATGTGAAGAGGCAGGTGTGGTGTTGGAGC
This window harbors:
- the LOC115204058 gene encoding suppressor APC domain-containing protein 2 isoform X2 — encoded protein: MALIATDTDHSCKLNGPSTINGRIGTRRQGKTGITGKMQPKDTEYSTDGLPKAFLHSLRTLFDILDDGKRGYVHISEIESRWQGADTHDLPGGVLECLRRVAPPHGCLTFERFVAGLRYSMPNPDNNNHIKAQVSPHPKQALLHSKRHHMPAQKPAPLSTCSVGTRIENKVRPLGPSNGTNTHHKRASSLQSRSRHNEGNTGYPPVTSVVGGPMRYTNTGYERTGRCLERITIVPESGSYRVDSVRRGKQAHPQQSRVRSTESLALESSSLQKPSIVEAGLPRTQSESATGFTVSRRHGRSRDEQRRHTITNGVDYGMLKQMKELEQEKDSLLAGLDVVERAREWYQTHIHNVTERQRHVGQSNHCTDFFTESQKQSYMNVLLPKLQEVNRCLNDLISCSGASFPSSSSQPTVISSSSQPTVISSSSQPTVISSSSQPTVISSSSQPTVISSSSQPPAPPQAIQRLKYQNRLLTQEVTDKGKRITQLEQEKSALIKQLFEARARSTHDSSTMDSTFI
- the LOC115204058 gene encoding suppressor APC domain-containing protein 2 isoform X1; the encoded protein is MALIATDTDHSCKLNGPSTINGRIGTRRQGKTGITGKMQPKDTEYSTDGLPKAFLHSLRTLFDILDDGKRGYVHISEIESRWQGADTHDLPGGVLECLRRVAPPHGCLTFERFVAGLRYSMPNPDNNNHIKAQVSPHPKQALLHSKRHHMPAQKPAPLSTCSVGTRIENKVRPLGPSNGTNTHHKRASSLQSRSRHNEGNTGYPPVTSVVGGPMRYTNTGYERTGRCLERITIVPESGSYRVDSVRRGKQAHPQQSRVRSTESLALESSSLQKPSIVEAGLPRTQSESATGFTVSRRHGRSRDEQRRHTITNGVDYGMLKQMKELEQEKDSLLAGLDVVERAREWYQTHIHNVTERQRHVGQSNHCTDFFTESQKQSYMNVLLPKLQEVNRCLNDLISCSGAQSFPSSSSQPTVISSSSQPTVISSSSQPTVISSSSQPTVISSSSQPTVISSSSQPPAPPQAIQRLKYQNRLLTQEVTDKGKRITQLEQEKSALIKQLFEARARSTHDSSTMDSTFI